In Arachis stenosperma cultivar V10309 chromosome 1, arast.V10309.gnm1.PFL2, whole genome shotgun sequence, one DNA window encodes the following:
- the LOC130939195 gene encoding protein ENHANCED PSEUDOMONAS SUSCEPTIBILITY 1-like, which translates to MAVIRLISASTIQAPSQADSAQKIHLTPWDLVALPIKMNQKGLLFHHKPSSSQIQHLRHSLSTTLAFFPLLAGRLMATEGENNTTYCHILCNNKGSLFVHAIAENTSVDDILQPKYVPSIVNSFFPLNGVRNCEGTSQPLLAVQVTELVDGVFIGFTINHVVADGESLWQFINSWSEISRGCHKLTKDPSMERFFLDTVEPPFPIPAPSPFTKEENQNSQNSTPETPVRVFHYTKEKIAQLKAKANAEAKTENISSLQALLTHFWISVIRCSSVDAQEEVFIFLPIGVRRRIVPPLPENYFGNALQIGVVRIKAGELLQSGIGKGAMEMNKMVASHCDEKVRSQYVSMAKKPVLLQPGGAVGAKALATGSSPRFNVYGNDFGWGKPVAVRAGSNIGEGMVALFGGKEEGSVDVQVCLPYDILEAMESDSEFISAL; encoded by the coding sequence ATGGCTGTGATCCGACTCATCTCAGCCAGCACAATCCAAGCACCGAGTCAAGCCGACTCAGCTCAGAAAATCCACTTAACACCATGGGATCTTGTGGCCCTCCCAATCAAGATGAACCAAAAAGGCCTTCTCTTTCATCACAAACCATCATCATCACAAATTCAGCATCTCAGACACTCCCTTTCCACCACCCTCGCTTTCTTTCCACTCCTCGCCGGCCGTCTCATGGCTACTGAAGGCGAAAACAACACCACCTATTGTCATATTCTCTGCAACAATAAAGGATCCCTCTTTGTCCATGCCATAGCAGAGAACACAAGTGTTGATGATATTCTTCAGCCAAAGTACGTTCCTTCCATTGTCAACTCCTTCTTCCCACTTAACGGAGTTAGAAACTGCGAAGGCACGTCTCAGCCGTTGCTTGCGGTGCAGGTCACGGAGCTAGTTGACGGCGTCTTCATCGGCTTCACGATCAACCACGTGGTCGCCGACGGAGAGTCATTATGGCAGTTCATCAATTCATGGTCGGAAATTTCACGTGGCTGCCATAAACTAACTAAAGATCCTTCGATGGAGCGGTTTTTTCTTGATACCGTTGAACCTCCATTTCCAATACCAGCACCCTCTCCATTCACAAAGGAGGAGAATCAAAACTCGCAAAACTCAACACCAGAAACACCAGTGAGGGTGTTTCATTACacaaaagagaaaatagcaCAACTCAAAGCAAAGGCTAATGCAGAGGCCAAAACAGAGAATATATCTTCGCTGCAAGCGCTTTTGACTCACTTTTGGATATCCGTGATTCGTTGCAGTTCTGTGGACGCGCAAGAAGAGGTTTTCATCTTCTTGCCGATTGGCGTTAGAAGGCGAATTGTTCCGCCGTTGCCAGAGAATTATTTCGGGAACGCTTTGCAGATTGGAGTTGTGAGAATTAAAGCAGGGGAGCTGCTTCAAAGTGGGATCGGAAAGGGTGCTATGGAAATGAACAAGATGGTGGCTTCGCACTGCGATGAGAAGGTGAGGAGCCAATATGTTTCTATGGCGAAGAAGCCGGTCTTGCTTCAACCCGGTGGTGCCGTTGGTGCGAAGGCTTTGGCCACTGGAAGCTCGCCAAGGTTCAATGTTTATGGTAATGACTTTGGTTGGGGAAAGCCTGTGGCGGTTAGGGCTGGTTCGAATATTGGAGAAGGAATGGTTGCTTTATTTGGAGggaaggaagaagggagtgtTGACGTTCAAGTTTGCCTCCCTTATGACATCTTGGAGGCCATGGAAAGTGATTCCGAGTTCATATCTGCCTTGTAA